One window of the Spirochaetia bacterium 38H-sp genome contains the following:
- a CDS encoding ROK family transcriptional regulator codes for MGRRKTRTENMSLILKQIWYHDGISRIEISDKVGLNKSTVTNLVTELILLGVLEEREQKETNNVGGRKPIALGLNKNYGIVLGLGVQAEMIRAVAVDIAGDIVFRWKKETGQITRRNIIDVFLESFDELSASLMERGFSNLLGIGLGAGGIINPLTGVVEYSIPLSIYEPFPLCEVLSRHINAPVYIENDSNCGAWMELAFGKANSPDNFLFVLVEFKNRRQHIKEHGGIGIGFGIVLDGKLHYGNTFSAGEFRSAFSRGEYASQMRISPEDLHKLPEDKAVMDRFLDELFANIACIVNVLNISHVYLGGDIELLGDSVCDMLTEYIMKNWMYPLPVHCNVKMSSLHEFAVAYGAAGMILDRIFRNDLHDSFWQNIDKRGVLPALIRHPLPIVSK; via the coding sequence ATGGGAAGGCGAAAGACAAGAACAGAAAATATGAGTCTCATATTAAAACAGATTTGGTATCATGACGGCATAAGTAGAATAGAAATATCCGATAAAGTAGGTCTCAATAAATCTACGGTCACCAATCTTGTAACAGAATTGATACTGTTGGGAGTACTAGAAGAAAGAGAACAAAAAGAAACCAATAATGTTGGTGGAAGAAAGCCTATAGCACTGGGGCTCAATAAGAATTACGGTATAGTGTTGGGGTTGGGTGTGCAGGCGGAGATGATAAGAGCTGTAGCCGTGGATATAGCAGGTGATATAGTTTTTAGATGGAAAAAAGAAACAGGTCAGATTACACGACGAAATATAATAGATGTTTTCTTAGAGTCTTTTGACGAATTATCAGCTTCTCTTATGGAAAGGGGATTTTCCAACCTTCTTGGTATAGGTCTCGGGGCAGGAGGGATTATCAACCCTCTAACTGGAGTAGTAGAATACTCCATTCCGCTTTCTATATACGAACCATTTCCCCTCTGTGAAGTGCTTTCCAGGCATATCAATGCGCCTGTCTATATAGAAAACGATTCCAATTGTGGAGCATGGATGGAGCTTGCCTTTGGTAAGGCAAACTCTCCTGATAATTTTCTGTTTGTACTTGTCGAGTTTAAAAACAGGCGTCAGCATATCAAGGAGCACGGCGGTATAGGTATAGGATTTGGTATTGTTCTGGACGGTAAGCTGCATTATGGCAACACTTTTTCTGCTGGAGAGTTTAGGTCTGCTTTTTCCAGAGGAGAATATGCTTCTCAGATGAGAATAAGTCCGGAAGATTTGCATAAGCTTCCGGAGGATAAGGCTGTTATGGATAGGTTTCTGGATGAGCTTTTTGCTAATATTGCATGTATTGTCAATGTGCTTAATATAAGTCATGTGTATTTGGGAGGAGATATAGAACTTCTGGGTGATAGTGTCTGTGACATGCTGACAGAATATATAATGAAAAACTGGATGTATCCTCTACCAGTACACTGTAATGTTAAGATGTCTTCACTTCATGAGTTTGCTGTAGCTTATGGAGCTGCGGGTATGATTCTTGACAGAATCTTCAGAAATGACCTGCATGACAGCTTCTGGCAGAATATTGATAAACGGGGAGTACTTCCTGCTCTTATAAGGCATCCTTTGCCTATTGTATCAAAATAA
- a CDS encoding acyl-CoA thioesterase, which produces MNKKAVYYNIMAVRDYECDLEGIVNNSNYMRYMEHTRHCFLKAGGMDFAELHRQGIDPVVTRAEIDYLLPLTSGDLFVSAIENCGLKGSFRIIFKQIIYKIEKKELIPSARGLIHAALIKDKKPYPAKGNMDTLLEIQEREIKLPDNPYQFILIQ; this is translated from the coding sequence ATGAATAAAAAAGCTGTCTATTACAACATAATGGCTGTGAGGGATTACGAATGCGACCTCGAAGGTATAGTAAACAACTCCAACTATATGAGATATATGGAACACACACGACACTGCTTTCTCAAAGCAGGAGGAATGGATTTTGCAGAACTGCACAGACAGGGAATAGACCCTGTAGTTACAAGAGCAGAGATAGATTATCTCCTACCACTTACAAGTGGAGACCTTTTTGTTTCTGCAATAGAAAACTGTGGTTTAAAAGGAAGCTTTAGAATAATCTTTAAACAAATCATTTACAAAATAGAGAAAAAAGAGCTAATACCATCTGCAAGAGGTCTCATACATGCTGCCTTGATAAAAGATAAAAAGCCATATCCTGCAAAAGGTAATATGGATACACTTCTGGAAATACAAGAAAGAGAAATAAAATTGCCTGATAATCCATATCAGTTTATTTTGATACAATAG